In Leucobacter denitrificans, the genomic window TGCCGAGGAGTATGAGCGCGGGCAGGAGCGTCACCATGCGCCTCGCGAGCAGAGGCACCCGAATAGTCAACAGACCGGCCATAATCTCGGAGCCCGCATAGGCGCCGACCGACGTCGAGGCAAGGCCCGATACAAGCAATCCGATTGCGAAAATTACCCCAACGGCGGGACCTAAGTGTTCGCTGATCGCTGCTGCGGCGCCCTCGATTGTGTCAGTGCCTTCGACGCCGGGGAGCGAAGCAGCTGCGAGTAACAGCATCGAGATGTTCACGCCACCCGCGACGATAAGCGCGAGGATCACATCGAGCTTGGTTGCTCGGAGGAGCATACGGACACGCATCGCCCCCGATTCACCCGGCCCGTGGTCTCGACCGTGCCTGTCGCGTGCGAGGGACGAGTGGAGATAGATGGCGTGTGGCATGACAGTCGCGCCGAGCATGCTTGCGGCGAGCAGCACCGATTGGCTGTCTGCGAAGCGGGGAGCGAGGCCAGCGAACATGGCGGCCGGGTCGAGGTCACTCACGAACAGGCCACCCACGAATCCGAAAGTAATAATGAGCAGCATTGCCATGATGACCGCTTCGAATGCGCGCTGCTGCCTGCCCTGCAGCGCGAGGATGAGCAGCGAGAAGGCGCCGACGATGACGCCACCCGCGAGAAGCGGGATACCAAACAAGATGTACAGCGCAAGCGCGCCACCAATGACCTCTGCGAGATCTGTGGCGGCGGCCACCAGTTCAGCCTGGATCCAATACAGTCGCCGTGAGGCAGGCTTGAGACGAGCGCCGAGCAACTCGGGGAGGCTCTTGCCAGTGACCAGCCCGAGCTTTGCCGAGAGGTACTGCACAATGACCGCCATCGCGTTCGCTGCCACGAGCACCCAGAGCAAGAGGTATCCGTAGGTCGCGCCGGCCGAAAGGTTCGCCGCGACATTGCCCGGATCTACATACGCGATAGCCGCCACAAATGCTGGACCGAGCAGGCGCAAGAGGCCTCTCTCGGGCGCTGGTTTCGTGGCGGGCTTAGTGGCAGTGGTCATGGTGTTTCTATAATAGTCCGATCTGCAGAATATAAAAGTTCGTCATGCCGAACATCTGTGGAAAACTGGTTCGCAGATCAGGGTTTGCGGCTAGTCTTGAGGTATGGAGAGCGCAACACCAAGTCAGCCCGAAGACGGTGAAGTGCTGCCAGAGGAAGGCAGTGACGGGCTGCTCGACCGTCTCGAACTCATCGAGTCTCAGCCGCTCGAGCATCGCGCGGCAGGCTTTGAGCAACTGCATGACGCACTCCTTGCTGAGCTGCAGCGTAGCGACCACGATGGTGCATGACTCGGTAGTGCCTGAAGCAGCGAGGGCTGAGCGGCGTTGGGCAGGGGTGCCGACACGAGCAGATCGCGCGCTTGCCGAAGTCGGACTCGCGCGCTCTCGTAGCCATGCGTCTGAGCTCATCGCGTCGTCCCGGGTGCAGGTCGACGGAGTCGTCGTGACGAAAGCCGGAGTGAAGGTACACGAGGGTGCTCTGCTTGAGGTGACAGGTGGCGACGACTACGTGAGTCGAGGCGCACACAAGCTTGTCGCTGCACTCGACAGTTTCAATATCAACCCAGCGGGCCGTCTCGCGCTCGACCTCGGTGCCTCTACTGGCGGATTTACGCAGGTCTTGCTCGAGCGAAATGCCCGCAAAGTGCTCGCGGTAGACGTGGGGCACGACCAACTTGCCGATCAGATCCGGGCCGACTCACGGGTTCGCGTGGTTGAGGGCTGCAACGCCAGAAATCTCGATAGTGAAGAGCTTTCGCGTCTCACCGATGTGAACGAGGCGCCGAGCCTCGTCGTGGCAGACCTTTCGTTCATCTCGCTCACCCTCGTGCTTCCCGCGATCTCGAGGTGTGCGTCGACAGACGCAGATCTCGCACTGCTCATCAAACCGCAGTTCGAGGTGGGTCGTGTGCGCGGTGGCGTCGTGACCGATCCGGCGCAGTGGCGGGAGGCGATCCACAAAGTGCTTGACGCGGCGAGCCAGTGCGGCCTCGAACCATGGGGCCTCGCGCTCTCACCAATCGCGGGGAGCGAGGGGAACCGAGAGTTTCTTGTGCACTTCGTGCGCGGTGAGACAGCAGATCCGAGAGAATGGGAAGAGCGCGTGCGTGAACTGTGTGCGCGAGCCGCTGCAAAAGGAGAGGGGAGCCCCGTATGACCCACGATGCGTCGAAGCGACACATGCTCATCGTTTCCCACACCTACCGGCCCGAGGCTATCGTGGCGACCAACGAGGTCGTGACTGCGCTCCTTGACGCAGGCGTGGTTCCGGTGTTCTGTGAAGAGGACTACACGGATTTCTCGACACACGTCGATATGACGCGGGCAGCGGTGCTCGGCACAGACGTGCCGCTCAGTGACGTCGAGGTTGCGTTCGTGCTCGGTGGTGACGGCACAATCCTGCGAGCCGCAGAGGTACTTCGTGGATCGGCGTGCCCCATCATGGGCGTGAACCTTGGGCACGTGGGCTTTCTTGCCGAAATGGAAAGCCTTGACCTCGGTTTCACCGTTGAACAGGTGCTCGCTGGCAACTACACGGTCGACGAGCGGCTCGCGCTCGAGGTGCTCGCGGAGCACGACGGCCAGATTATCGCCGACACGTGGGCGCTCAACGAAGCCTCGGTCGAAAAGGGTCGACGAATGCTCGAGGTGTCGGTGGGCATCGACGATCACCCAATCTCAATTTTCGCCTGCGATGGAGTCGTGCTTTCGACGCCCACAGGCTCTACCGCTTACGGCTTCTCCGCCGGCGGACCAATTGTGTGGCCGTCAGTGCAAGCGCTTCTCGTAGTGCCGATTGCGGCCCACGCGCTCTTCAACCGACCCCTCGTTGCGGGCCCAGATTCCGAGCTGACGGTGCAAATTCTTCCCGAGAACATTGGGCCCGCGGTGCTCTGGTGCGACGGCCGGCGAAGAACTGAGTTGCCTGCCGGGTCGAAGGTGACAGTGCGGCGCTCACATGAACCTGTGCGGATCGCGCGGCTCGACGACGCCCCGTTCTCTGAGCGGCTCGTGCGCAAGTTCAACCTTCCGGTATCCGGGTGGAGGGGCGACCGCGGGAAAGGGGTCGCATGATCGACGAACTGCGTATCTCTGACCTCGGAGTGATCGCCGACACCACCCTGCCGTTGGGCCCTGGGTTCACCGCGATCACCGGCGAAACGGGAGCCGGAAAGACCATGGTGGTCACCGCACTTGGACTGCTCATGGGTGAACGCAGCGATGCGAGCGGCGTGCGAATCGGCGCGAACCAGGCTCGGGTGAGCGGCATTATTCGCACCGACGACCCAGAAGTTCGAGACCTCGTCGAGGAACTCGGGGAGACGTCGAAGAGGGCGAGCTCGTCATGAGTCGCACGGTCAACGCCGAGGGGCGAAGCCGCGCTGTTGTAGGTGGTGCCGGTACGCCGGTTGGCGCGCTCGGGCGCATTTCGTCGCTGCTGTTCGCGGTGCACGGTCAGTCGGATCAACTCCGCCTTCGGTCGGGTGCAGAGCAACGAGACACCCTCGACCGGTTCGGTGGTGAGACGCTCGCAGATGCGCTCGCCGCGTACCGATCCACACACACTGAACGCAAAGAGGCCGAAAGTCAGCTTGCGCGACTCACCGAATCGCGCGAGTCACGCGCCGCCGAGGTCGTGAAGCTGCGTAGTGAGCTTGAAGAAATCGCAGCGGTGGATCCACAGCCTCGCGAAGAGGAAGAACTCTCGCGCCGCGTGGAGGTGCTTGCGAACGTCGAGGCACTTCGCGCCGCTGCGATGAACGCGAGTGAGGCGCTGGCGAGTGAATCTGACGACCCGATGCAGCGAGACGCGAGCGGGCTCGTCAACGAGGCGGCACACGAGGTTGAGCGGGTGGCAACACTTGATTCGCGCCTGGGCGAGTCGCTCGAGTCGCTCCGCTCGATCAGCTTTCAGCTCGCAGACGTCGCGAAAGATCTCGCAGCGTATGCGAGCGACCTCGATGAAGAGGGGCCGGGCGAGCTTGAACGCGCGAACGAACGGCTCGCTTCGCTAAACACCCTCTTCAGGCATTACGGTACCTCAAGCGAAGAGGTGCTCGCGCATGGCGAGCGCGCATCGAACAGGCTCATCGAACTCGACAGCGAAGAGGACGTGTTGGGTGGACTCGATGAGCGGGTTTTGGAACTGCGCGAGCGCGAATCTCAGCTCGCAACTCAGCTCTCTGAGCTTCGGAAGGAAGCAGCAGAAGCGCTCGGCACTGCAGTGACGCGGGAGCTTCGCGAGCTTGCACTGCCCGACGCGCGGTTTGTAGCCTCGGTGAACGCGCTTGAAACGCTGGGCGGGCACGGCGGCGACGAAGTGCAGTTTTTGCTCGCTCCGCACCCAGGTTCCGAGCCTCGACCGATTGCGAAGAGCGCATCGGGGGGCGAACTCTCGCGGGTCATGCTCGCGCTCGAGGTGGTGCTCGCGGGTGCGGATCCGGTGCCAACGTTCGTCTTTGACGAGGTTGATTCGGGCGTCGGTGGCGCCGCGGCTATCGAGATTGGGCGCAGACTTGCGCAGCTCGCGAAAACCTCACAGGTCATCGTAGTGACGCACCTCGCTCAGGTCGCTGCGTTTGCAACGAACCACCTACGAGTTGTGAAGGATTCGAGCGGTGGGTTTACCGAGAGCAGCTGTCAGCGTCTTGAGGGAGACGCGCGGCTCGCGGAGATGGCGCGGCTGCTCTCAGGGCTCGATACCTCTGAGAGCGCACTCGACCACGCCGCAGAACTTTTGCAGCTTCGGGTGTGATTCCCCGCTCGCAGTGTCGCAGGCTGCTGCTACGCTCACTCCATGTCGTTGTTTAAGCGTAAACGAGGCCGTGCTCAGGCAGACGCCGAGGCTTCTCTGGCGAGCACTGAGCGCGACGAGCATCCACTCGTGATGCATGCTGACACGACTCAGATGGATACCGAGCTACGCGCGATGTATCGTGACGCGCGCGAGGCGGCTCAAGATTATGAGGACGAGTCTCGCAAGCGGGCTCGCAGAGACTTCAATATCCAGCACCCGTTCGCGCTTGGGTTTACGATCACTCTCGGGGTGCTCGTCGCCCTGGTGTTTGGCGGAATGGTCGAACAGCTGAGTTCGATCCTCATGTATGTGATTGCCGCGCTGTTCATAGCACTCGGGCTCGACCCGCTTGTGCGCTGGCTTGAATCGCACGGAATTAAGCGGCCGCTTGGCATCGCGATCGTATTCCTCAGCTTCATACTTTTGCTTTCCGGCATCCTCGCTGTTGTGATTCCGATGATCGCGAATCAGATTGCACTGCTTGTGCAGAATGCTCCCTCGCTCGTCAACGATGTGTATAACCAAGATTGGTACAAAGATCTCAACTCTCGCTTCGGAAACTACATAGACTTCAACGCACTGCTCGAAACTGGGCGAGATTTCATTGGAAAGCCAGCGAACTGGGCCTCGCTGGCGGGCGGTGTGTGGCAAGCAGGCATTGGTATAGCGAACGGCCTCACCGCGACGCTTATCGTGCTCATCCTCTCGTTGTACTTTCTCGCCTCGCTGCGGTCGATCAAGCGCGGGTTTTACTCGGTCGTGCCTCGCTCGGGCCGCGCGAAGGTTATCGATATCACTGAGCAGGTGACGAAGTCGATCGGTGGGTACATCAGCGGCATGGCGACACTCGCGCTCATTAACTCGGTGCTTGGCTTCGTAATGATGACGATTATTGAGGTGCCGTTTGCTGGACTCGTCGCGGTTGGCGTGTTTTTGCTTGCGCTGATTCCACTCATCGGGTCGGTGCTGGCAACGGTATTGGTAACAGGGATCGCGCTGTTCAATTCTCCGGTCACCGCGCTTATCGCAGTGCTCTACTACCTCGTCTACATGCAAATAGAGTCGTATGTTCTTACCCCGCGCATCATGAACCGGGTGGTTTCGGTCCCCGGTTCGCTTGTGGTGATCGGAGCCCTGGCTGGTGGCACGCTGCTCGGTCTACTCGGGGCACTCATCGCGATTCCGGTGACGGCAACAATTCTCATGATCGTGAAGCAAGTGTGGATTCCGCGTCAGGAACAGCGGTGACAGTGATAGGATTGAAGCCCGTGGGAACAAACGCGGATCAGAGTAAGACAACCAAGCACATATTCGTCACCGGTGGGGTTGTTTCCTCACTCGGCAAGGGACTAACCGCCGCGAGTCTCGGTAATTTGCTTACCGCGCGCGGCCTTCACGTGGTCATGCAGAAGCTCGACCCGTACCTGAACGTCGACCCCGGAACCATGAACCCGTTCGAGCACGGTGAGGTCTTTGTCACCGACGACGGGGCCGAGACCGACCTCGACATCGGTCACTACGAACGCTTCCTCGGCATTAATCTTTCACAGGCTGCGAACGTCACGACCGGGCAGATCTACTCTGAGGTGATTCAGAAGGAGCGTCGCGGAGACTACCTCGGTGCGACCGTTCAGGTCATTCCGCACATCACCAACGAGATCAAGCGACGCATGCGTTTGCAGGCCGAGCAAGATCCGCAGCCCGACGTCATCATCACTGAGATCGGCGGCACGGTTGGCGATATCGAGTCGCAGCCATTCCTCGAGTCGGCCCGCCAGGTGCGTCACGAACTCGGTCGTAAGAACGTCATCTTCGTACACGTTTCGCTCGTGCCATACATGGGTGCATCAGGGGAGCAGAAGACGAAGCCGACGCAGCACTCGGTTGCAGCACTGCGCTCGATCGGTATTCAACCTGACGCGCTGGTGCTGCGCTCAGACCGACCGGTGACTGGCGATAACCTGCGCAAGATCGCACTCATGTGCGACGTTGACGAAGACGCGGTTGTGAACGCGATCGATGTGAAGAGCATCTACGATCTGCCGCAACTTCTTAACACGCAGGGCCTCGATCAGACTATCGTTGATCACCTTGAGCTTGGCGCCGTCGCGAACGACGTCGACTGGTCGCGCTGGCGCCCTGTACTCGACGCCGTGCACAACCCGAAGGGTGAGGTCACCATAGGCCTCGTCGGCAAGTACATTGATTTGCCCGACGCATACCTCTCGGTCACCGAGGCGCTGCGCGCGGGCGGCTTCGCTCACGCGACGAAGGTCAATATTGAGTGGATCGCGTCGGACACATGCGAGAGCCCTGAGGGCGCACGCGAGCAGCTGTCACACCTCGACGCGATCTGTGTTCCCGGAGGCTTCGGCATTCGTGGCATTGAGGGCAAGCTTGGCGCACTGCGCTTCGCTCGCGAGAACGGCTTGCCGACACTCGGTCTCTGCCTGGGCTTGCAGTGCATGGTCATCGAATACGCCCGCAACGTAGTGGGTCTCGAGGGCGCATCGTCCACTGAGTTTGATCCAGACACTCCCGTGCCCGTGATCGCGACGATGGCGGAGCAGGTAGATATCATCGACGGCGGTGACCTCGGAGGCACCATGCGTCTCGGTCTGTACGAAGCGAAACTCGCTGAAGGGTCGATCGCGGCAGAGCTGTACGGATCCACCACGGCGAGCGAACGCCACCGTCACCGCTACGAAGTAAACAACGCCTACCGCGACGAGATTGCGGCCTCGGGCCTCTCGTTCTCGGGGCTGAGCCCAGACGGCGGGTTGGTCGAATACGTCGAACTGCCCCGCACTGCGCACCCGTACTACATCGCCACGCAGGCACACCCCGAGTTGAAGTCGCGCCCAGGAAAGCCTCACCCGCTGTTCGCCGGCCTTGCGGCGGCCGCGATTCAGCGTCGCGATGCGGCCCACCTCTTTGATGTTGAGGAAGAGTCGGGAGAGTAGCGAGTGTGAGCGGCCCGAACCCCGAGAACTCAGATCTCGCTGACGCCCCCGCACTCGACGTGCGCGTCAGCCAATCTGAGCAGCTCGTGGCCGGGTACGTCTGGGACATCAGGCGAGAGCGCTTCACCTTCGGTGACGGTGAACTCGTTCGTGACTACATGGATCATCCGGGAGCCGTGGCGGTCGTTGCGTTAGACGACGAAGACCGCATCCTCATGTTCAGGCAATACCGGCACGCGATTGCCCACCGAGACTGGGAGATCCCTGCCGGCCTGATGGACATTCCGGGCGAGGGTGGCCTGCTCACCGCGCAGCGCGAACTCGCCGAAGAGGCCGATCTGCAGGCAGACCATTGGGCGCTACTGCTTGACCTGTTTTCGAGCCCCGGCGGCTCGAGCGAGGTCATTCGCGTGTTTCTCGCACGCGGGTTCTCGGAGGTCGAGCACGATTTCGTGCGCGACGGTGAGGAACAGGAACTGGTACCCGAGTGGGTGCCGCTCGACGAAGCGGTTGCCGCAGTTCTCGATGGCCGTATCGCGAACGCGATCACGGTGAGCAGTGTGCTCGCGGCCTCAGCCTCGAGAGCTTCGGGTTGGGCGACGCTACGCGATCCACACGCCCCGTGGGTCGCGAGAGACACCGTGCGCGGAGAACGATCGAAGTAGCCATGGCCCTGGCACCCGAAACCGCGATCTCGAGGTACCTCAGGCACCTGAGTATTGAGCGCGGGCTTTCAGACAACAGCTTGGCCGCATATCGCCGCGATTTCGCGAGGTATGCCGAGTGGCTGGGCGCTCAGGGCATCAGCGATCTCGTCGAGGTGCAACCAGAGACGCTTTCAGCCTACGTGGCCCACCTCGCGAGTGTTGGGGAGGACAGTGCATACTCGCCCGCGACGATCACGCGGATGCTGTCGACCGTGCGCGGGCTTCACCGATTTATGTTCGATGAGGGGGCGCTCGCGGAGAACGCGGGCCGCGGGGTGCGAACCCCGAAGAAGGCGGAACGGCTGCCGAAAGCACTCTCGATTGAAGACGTTGAACTGTTGCTCGGAGCTGTCTCTGGGGAGGACCCCGTAGCGCTTCGCGATCGTGCACTGCTTGAACTGCTCTACGCAACTGGGTCTCGCGTGAGCGAGGTGACCGCCATCGACATCGATGATCTCTACGCGGGGTCTGACGCCGCGGGCAGCGACGTGTGGGGAGACCCCGAGGTGTCGTTGCAGAATGGTGGCTTGCTGCGCGTTACTGGCAAAGGTTCGAAGACGCGAATCGTTCCGTACGGCAGATACGCGGGTGCTGCGCTCGCGGCCTACCTCGTGCGCGTGCGGCCAGGTTTTGTGGCGCGTGGCAAGGGAACGCCTGCGCTGTTTGTCGGCCCACGGGGCGCGCGAGTGTCACGGCAGAGTGTCTGGCTCGTGATTCGCGCCGCCGCAGAAAAAGCGGGGCTCACGCAAGAGATCTCGCCCCACACACTGCGGCACTCATTCGCGACGCACCTGCTCGCGGGAGGGGCCGATGTGCGCGCGGTGCAGGAGTTGCTCGGGCACGCCTCTGTCACGACGACGCAGATTTATACTCAGGTCACCGCAGAGACGCTGCGCGAACACTATCTC contains:
- a CDS encoding Nramp family divalent metal transporter, with the translated sequence MTTATKPATKPAPERGLLRLLGPAFVAAIAYVDPGNVAANLSAGATYGYLLLWVLVAANAMAVIVQYLSAKLGLVTGKSLPELLGARLKPASRRLYWIQAELVAAATDLAEVIGGALALYILFGIPLLAGGVIVGAFSLLILALQGRQQRAFEAVIMAMLLIITFGFVGGLFVSDLDPAAMFAGLAPRFADSQSVLLAASMLGATVMPHAIYLHSSLARDRHGRDHGPGESGAMRVRMLLRATKLDVILALIVAGGVNISMLLLAAASLPGVEGTDTIEGAAAAISEHLGPAVGVIFAIGLLVSGLASTSVGAYAGSEIMAGLLTIRVPLLARRMVTLLPALILLGIGVDPTWALVVSQVVLSFGIPFALIPLIKLTSRRGLMGEFANKLPLRLTALVVVALIIGLNLWLLLSMALGL
- a CDS encoding TlyA family RNA methyltransferase, which gives rise to MPEAARAERRWAGVPTRADRALAEVGLARSRSHASELIASSRVQVDGVVVTKAGVKVHEGALLEVTGGDDYVSRGAHKLVAALDSFNINPAGRLALDLGASTGGFTQVLLERNARKVLAVDVGHDQLADQIRADSRVRVVEGCNARNLDSEELSRLTDVNEAPSLVVADLSFISLTLVLPAISRCASTDADLALLIKPQFEVGRVRGGVVTDPAQWREAIHKVLDAASQCGLEPWGLALSPIAGSEGNREFLVHFVRGETADPREWEERVRELCARAAAKGEGSPV
- a CDS encoding NAD kinase; amino-acid sequence: MTHDASKRHMLIVSHTYRPEAIVATNEVVTALLDAGVVPVFCEEDYTDFSTHVDMTRAAVLGTDVPLSDVEVAFVLGGDGTILRAAEVLRGSACPIMGVNLGHVGFLAEMESLDLGFTVEQVLAGNYTVDERLALEVLAEHDGQIIADTWALNEASVEKGRRMLEVSVGIDDHPISIFACDGVVLSTPTGSTAYGFSAGGPIVWPSVQALLVVPIAAHALFNRPLVAGPDSELTVQILPENIGPAVLWCDGRRRTELPAGSKVTVRRSHEPVRIARLDDAPFSERLVRKFNLPVSGWRGDRGKGVA
- a CDS encoding AAA family ATPase, whose protein sequence is MIDELRISDLGVIADTTLPLGPGFTAITGETGAGKTMVVTALGLLMGERSDASGVRIGANQARVSGIIRTDDPEVRDLVEELGETSKRASSS
- a CDS encoding DNA repair protein RecN is translated as MSRTVNAEGRSRAVVGGAGTPVGALGRISSLLFAVHGQSDQLRLRSGAEQRDTLDRFGGETLADALAAYRSTHTERKEAESQLARLTESRESRAAEVVKLRSELEEIAAVDPQPREEEELSRRVEVLANVEALRAAAMNASEALASESDDPMQRDASGLVNEAAHEVERVATLDSRLGESLESLRSISFQLADVAKDLAAYASDLDEEGPGELERANERLASLNTLFRHYGTSSEEVLAHGERASNRLIELDSEEDVLGGLDERVLELRERESQLATQLSELRKEAAEALGTAVTRELRELALPDARFVASVNALETLGGHGGDEVQFLLAPHPGSEPRPIAKSASGGELSRVMLALEVVLAGADPVPTFVFDEVDSGVGGAAAIEIGRRLAQLAKTSQVIVVTHLAQVAAFATNHLRVVKDSSGGFTESSCQRLEGDARLAEMARLLSGLDTSESALDHAAELLQLRV
- a CDS encoding AI-2E family transporter, which produces MSLFKRKRGRAQADAEASLASTERDEHPLVMHADTTQMDTELRAMYRDAREAAQDYEDESRKRARRDFNIQHPFALGFTITLGVLVALVFGGMVEQLSSILMYVIAALFIALGLDPLVRWLESHGIKRPLGIAIVFLSFILLLSGILAVVIPMIANQIALLVQNAPSLVNDVYNQDWYKDLNSRFGNYIDFNALLETGRDFIGKPANWASLAGGVWQAGIGIANGLTATLIVLILSLYFLASLRSIKRGFYSVVPRSGRAKVIDITEQVTKSIGGYISGMATLALINSVLGFVMMTIIEVPFAGLVAVGVFLLALIPLIGSVLATVLVTGIALFNSPVTALIAVLYYLVYMQIESYVLTPRIMNRVVSVPGSLVVIGALAGGTLLGLLGALIAIPVTATILMIVKQVWIPRQEQR
- a CDS encoding CTP synthase encodes the protein MGTNADQSKTTKHIFVTGGVVSSLGKGLTAASLGNLLTARGLHVVMQKLDPYLNVDPGTMNPFEHGEVFVTDDGAETDLDIGHYERFLGINLSQAANVTTGQIYSEVIQKERRGDYLGATVQVIPHITNEIKRRMRLQAEQDPQPDVIITEIGGTVGDIESQPFLESARQVRHELGRKNVIFVHVSLVPYMGASGEQKTKPTQHSVAALRSIGIQPDALVLRSDRPVTGDNLRKIALMCDVDEDAVVNAIDVKSIYDLPQLLNTQGLDQTIVDHLELGAVANDVDWSRWRPVLDAVHNPKGEVTIGLVGKYIDLPDAYLSVTEALRAGGFAHATKVNIEWIASDTCESPEGAREQLSHLDAICVPGGFGIRGIEGKLGALRFARENGLPTLGLCLGLQCMVIEYARNVVGLEGASSTEFDPDTPVPVIATMAEQVDIIDGGDLGGTMRLGLYEAKLAEGSIAAELYGSTTASERHRHRYEVNNAYRDEIAASGLSFSGLSPDGGLVEYVELPRTAHPYYIATQAHPELKSRPGKPHPLFAGLAAAAIQRRDAAHLFDVEEESGE
- a CDS encoding NUDIX domain-containing protein, which produces MSGPNPENSDLADAPALDVRVSQSEQLVAGYVWDIRRERFTFGDGELVRDYMDHPGAVAVVALDDEDRILMFRQYRHAIAHRDWEIPAGLMDIPGEGGLLTAQRELAEEADLQADHWALLLDLFSSPGGSSEVIRVFLARGFSEVEHDFVRDGEEQELVPEWVPLDEAVAAVLDGRIANAITVSSVLAASASRASGWATLRDPHAPWVARDTVRGERSK
- a CDS encoding site-specific tyrosine recombinase XerD, yielding MALAPETAISRYLRHLSIERGLSDNSLAAYRRDFARYAEWLGAQGISDLVEVQPETLSAYVAHLASVGEDSAYSPATITRMLSTVRGLHRFMFDEGALAENAGRGVRTPKKAERLPKALSIEDVELLLGAVSGEDPVALRDRALLELLYATGSRVSEVTAIDIDDLYAGSDAAGSDVWGDPEVSLQNGGLLRVTGKGSKTRIVPYGRYAGAALAAYLVRVRPGFVARGKGTPALFVGPRGARVSRQSVWLVIRAAAEKAGLTQEISPHTLRHSFATHLLAGGADVRAVQELLGHASVTTTQIYTQVTAETLREHYLSAHPRAK